In the Acropora muricata isolate sample 2 chromosome 1, ASM3666990v1, whole genome shotgun sequence genome, one interval contains:
- the LOC136929952 gene encoding tektin-1-like, whose translation MTQSFVETAKYLSSSTFDPPPYLRPTGGPYETTYTASFQTARPYTSPHSLRPLSRSLEFPHKLLNGSSSGLEHLPYTAVTQRAIHKYTPQQWRTSNVLNVSSGEKERATAERLRDECSRLRTETALLTHRTQSDVNKKLEHRIHDINYWKTELEKQHADIVAEIKALQAFIGRLEKAVAATERPLNVTKQCLEYRERRVKIDLVHDNVESHLSKEVEMIDNIQALLKKTMDQAHEQLWLLRSAKTLLEKDLSDKYNSLGIDGKCSTLNNFSKDIHFAPHSVTIQQHSFTPDEWEGYSAENIAKAERERKASIALRSEINGILMQSYVDLRNIFEVVNNEFSKRIEESVSAKRSLEKELARVMDEIASMENNVRDLKLAIAEKENPLKVAHTRLDKRSLRPNVELCRDPVQYRLVGEVGEISVSIDRLRMRLAEAEASLMALLRNKERLEDDIEVKTNSLFIDRDQCMVIRQQIRHISH comes from the exons ATGACTCAATCTTTTGTGGAGACAGCCAAATATTTATCATCTTCCACGTTCGATCCACCGCCTTATCTTCGACCGACCGGCGGACCTTATGAAACAACCTACACAGCTTCATTCCAAACAGCAAGACCTTATACTTCACCGCACTCGCTCAGGCCGCTCTCGAGGTCGCTTGAATTCCCGCATAAGCTTCTGAATGGCTCATCAAGCGGCTTGGAACATTTGCCTTACACTGCAGTAACTCAGAGAGCCATTCACAAATATACCCCACAGCAATGGAGGACTTCGAACGTTCTCAATGTGTCGTCAGGTGAGAAAGAACGAGCTACTGCCGAAAGACTCCGAGATGAATGTTCGCGGCTCCGAACAGAAACAGCTCTGTTAACTCACAGGACTCAGTCAGATGTGAACAAGAAGTTAGAACATCGTATCCATGACATCAATTATTGGAAGACGGAATTGGAGAAGCAACATGCAGATATTGTGGCCGAAATCAAAGCACTGCAAGCGTTTATTGGGCGCCTGGAAAAAGCAGTAGCAGCCACCGAGAGACCCTTGAATGTGACTAAACAGTGCCTGGAGTACAGGGAGCGGAGAGTCAAGATTGACCTGGTCCACGACAATGTAGAATCTCACCTAAGCAAG GAAGTGGAAATGATTGACAATATTCAAGCTTTGCTCAAGAAAACTATGGATCAAGCTCATGAGCAGCTCTG GTTGCTTCGTTCTGCTAAAACATTGCTGGAGAAAGATCTCAGTGACAAATACAATTCCCTGGGGATTGATGGAAAGTGTTCCACATTGAATAACTTCTCAAAGGACATTCATTTTGCCCCTCACTCAGTCACAATACAGCAACA TTCTTTCACCCCTGATGAATGGGAAGGTTACTCAGCAGAGAATATTGCAAAGGCCGAACGCGAGCGCAAAGCATCCATTGCCCTGAGATCAGAGATCAATGGAATTTTGATGCAGTCCTATGTGGATCTGAGAAATATCTTTGAGGTCGTTAACAACGAGTTTTCCAAGCGTATCGAGGAGTCGGTCTCTGCAAAGAGATCCCTGGAGAAAGAACTGGCAAGG GTCATGGATGAGATAGCATCAATGGAAAACAACGTACGCGATCTCAAACTAGCAATAGCCGAAAAGGAGAATCCGCTTAAGGTGGCCCATACCCGACTTGACAAGCGTTCGCTGAGACCAAATGTTGAGCTCTGCCGTGATCCTGTACAGTACCGCTTGGTCGGAGAGGTCGGGGAAATCTCGGTCTCCATTGATCGTCTACGCATGCGCTTGGCTGAAGCCGAGGCGTCACTCATGGCGTTGCTAAGAAACAAAGAACGACTGGAGGATGACATCGAGGTCAAAACCAACAGTTTGTTCATTGACCGCGATCAATGCATGGTGATTCGTCAACAGATCCGCCATATTTCTCACTAA